The following proteins come from a genomic window of Paenibacillus sp. CAA11:
- a CDS encoding YheC/YheD family endospore coat-associated protein, whose product MSLTFCNVHFTQQPQNVVYISGSLIKKLKLNGKKKVHLRLGGDRVPAAIKPIQKSGNHLYLASGVRRGIHIPSTGSVYLRSLQQQDEVQLGPLIGVLSDGPTSSLTQPFGSRTGFIKQLLKEGKKQSYIFAFTPKDINWQQETINGYFLNDSGSFYRQRVPLPDVVYNRLPSRRAETTFPIQMLRERFIRRKIPFFNWSFFNKSDVYRLLEDDAQANKYVPESIMNPSPEQIKDMLDRHSFVYYKPSGGSLGKGIYRISYVPKTGYFVRYRKSVGNALQRFSTFNSLIRTLQSRHGRGLQGYVVQQGIRLIEIDGCPIDFRFHMHKDGKNQWVVVGIGAKKAGKGSVTTHIKNGGSLLTPEQALSRAFGSRGDEVLKRAKQTAIKLAESIEYHHRHLIGELGFDFGIDKDEQIWMFEANAKPGRSIFKHPQLRAEGRASVEHILEHCLYLTKFRRRDEP is encoded by the coding sequence ATGAGTTTGACTTTCTGCAATGTGCACTTTACTCAGCAACCTCAAAACGTTGTCTATATTTCAGGTTCTCTGATTAAGAAGCTGAAGCTGAACGGGAAGAAGAAAGTCCATTTAAGACTGGGCGGGGACCGAGTTCCGGCTGCCATTAAGCCGATCCAGAAATCCGGCAACCACCTGTACCTCGCCTCCGGCGTAAGAAGAGGTATTCATATTCCAAGCACAGGATCTGTCTATCTTCGAAGTCTGCAACAGCAAGATGAGGTACAGCTCGGTCCGCTCATCGGCGTTCTGTCCGACGGGCCGACTTCGTCCCTGACCCAGCCGTTCGGTTCCAGAACCGGATTTATCAAACAGCTGCTAAAGGAAGGCAAGAAGCAGTCGTATATCTTTGCCTTTACCCCCAAAGACATCAATTGGCAGCAGGAGACGATCAACGGTTATTTTCTGAATGATAGCGGAAGCTTCTACCGACAAAGAGTCCCTCTTCCAGATGTTGTATACAATCGGCTCCCTTCCCGAAGGGCCGAAACTACGTTTCCCATTCAGATGCTGCGGGAGCGCTTTATCCGCCGTAAAATTCCTTTCTTCAATTGGAGCTTCTTCAACAAGTCCGATGTATATCGGCTGCTGGAGGATGATGCCCAGGCCAATAAGTATGTTCCGGAATCCATCATGAACCCGAGCCCGGAACAGATCAAGGATATGCTTGACCGCCATTCCTTTGTCTATTACAAACCCAGCGGCGGCAGTCTCGGGAAAGGAATTTATCGAATTTCTTATGTGCCTAAGACGGGATACTTTGTCCGCTACCGTAAAAGCGTGGGCAATGCGCTCCAAAGATTCAGCACGTTCAACTCCCTCATCCGCACCCTTCAATCCCGCCATGGACGCGGGCTTCAAGGATATGTGGTCCAACAGGGGATTCGGCTGATTGAGATCGACGGATGTCCCATTGATTTTCGGTTCCATATGCACAAGGACGGCAAAAATCAATGGGTGGTCGTCGGGATCGGCGCCAAAAAAGCGGGGAAGGGCAGTGTAACAACCCACATTAAAAACGGAGGCTCGCTGCTTACGCCCGAACAGGCTCTAAGCCGGGCATTTGGCTCCCGGGGGGATGAGGTCCTGAAGCGAGCCAAACAAACCGCTATTAAGCTCGCCGAGTCTATAGAGTATCACCACAGGCATTTAATCGGCGAGCTTGGCTTTGACTTCGGCATCGACAAGGATGAACAAATCTGGATGTTTGAAGCTAACGCCAAACCAGGGCGCTCCATCTTCAAGCACCCGCAGCTTCGTGCAGAAGGCAGAGCGTCGGTGGAGCACATTCTCGAACACTGCCTGTACCTCACTAAATTCCGGAGGAGGGATGAACCATGA
- a CDS encoding YheC/YheD family endospore coat-associated protein yields MILKRKGTLGILETEAAGGPHPFAEASFVRKLCLAGEERGIQVFVFCPSDIQDGGDQVHGYTYEKGGWKRRSFPPPDVLYDRYLALGTRQLLQKRKQLAELEKRHSIRYLTRGLAGKWTVYRTLKQFSALLPYLPATLQYKSPRQLANVLDLWKGEAFLKPQNGLHGKLTLHAILSNSAPGTLEVTGRDRSNKVFQHRFSDIEEGFTFIDRFTDNRAFLIQPFLKLTTRSKEPFDVRALVQKGNGGTWSLTGLAVRLGKPGTLTSNLHGGGDARQALPFLESELGAEGGREALAKITRLSRLIPHVLESRFGRMAELGVDFGIEPSGDIWILEVNSKPGRSAFSRIGEPQSARRAIESPLDYAKFLMRQCGSLPLVARSSCIDVL; encoded by the coding sequence ATGATTTTAAAGCGGAAGGGAACTCTCGGTATCCTTGAGACTGAGGCAGCGGGCGGCCCTCATCCGTTTGCCGAAGCCTCCTTTGTTCGCAAGCTGTGCCTCGCCGGAGAAGAGCGCGGAATTCAAGTCTTTGTCTTCTGCCCCTCTGATATACAGGACGGCGGAGATCAGGTCCACGGTTATACCTATGAAAAGGGCGGGTGGAAGCGTCGAAGCTTTCCTCCACCGGATGTTCTGTATGACCGCTATCTTGCCCTAGGCACTCGGCAGCTGCTTCAGAAGCGCAAGCAACTTGCCGAGCTAGAGAAGCGGCATTCGATCCGGTACCTAACCCGAGGATTGGCGGGAAAATGGACGGTGTACCGGACATTGAAGCAATTTTCCGCCCTGCTTCCTTACCTACCGGCAACCCTCCAGTATAAATCTCCGAGGCAGCTTGCCAACGTCCTCGATCTTTGGAAGGGAGAGGCGTTTCTCAAGCCTCAGAACGGGTTACATGGTAAGCTAACCCTTCATGCAATCCTGAGCAACTCAGCACCAGGCACGCTGGAGGTCACAGGTAGGGACCGCAGCAATAAGGTATTTCAACACCGGTTCAGCGATATAGAAGAAGGATTCACCTTCATCGACCGCTTTACAGACAACCGGGCCTTTCTTATTCAGCCCTTCCTAAAGTTGACGACCCGAAGCAAGGAACCCTTCGATGTTCGCGCCCTCGTTCAGAAGGGGAATGGTGGCACGTGGTCGTTAACGGGCCTGGCCGTTCGGCTGGGCAAGCCGGGAACTCTAACCTCCAATCTTCATGGAGGCGGGGATGCCCGTCAGGCTCTCCCCTTTCTGGAGAGCGAGCTTGGCGCAGAAGGCGGACGGGAAGCATTGGCGAAGATCACCCGACTCTCCAGGCTCATTCCACATGTGCTGGAGAGCAGGTTTGGGAGAATGGCCGAACTGGGAGTCGATTTCGGCATAGAGCCATCTGGCGATATTTGGATTCTAGAGGTCAACTCCAAGCCAGGCCGCAGCGCTTTCTCCCGGATCGGTGAGCCGCAGTCTGCCCGAAGGGCGATCGAGAGCCCTTTGGATTATGCCAAATTCCTAATGAGACAGTGCGGGTCCCTCCCTTTAGTCGCTCGATCTTCATGTATAGACGTTCTCTGA
- a CDS encoding YheC/YheD family endospore coat-associated protein: protein MPSRKLTVQIMNSGLLEDNDILVNSALVKRWKIPANTPLRLSFGSMEQMVQVVPHPKLDGLRISRGLAGQFGIFARSAMRFSYKPSGRALRLGPLIGVLISRDIPDSPDRPFGNITMFCKELALACHKQGAHVYFFTPSSIEQTSDKVQSWVYAEGWRQAELPIADVFYNRLTSRKLENKPSVQHFMSEVKSKHGSHFFNEKYLDKTEVFSALKDDSSLVRYLPESHAVKGTSTIKSMLGKHPVVFLKPVRGSLGKGIIRITKQNDGTYVTHATRSLGTHKQAFESQAKLLTSLSGKIKTTRYQIQQGLPLLEVGKRPVDFRALVQKNAQGKWAITSVVARIAGSQHFVSNLARGGSLCSVNDAVNRSTLPAGIKSKADLMLKKAALLIAQGVDERIPAHFGELGIDLAMDAGGKVYLLEVNSKPSKNDNTPLREGRTRPSVRRILDYANYLAGC, encoded by the coding sequence ATGCCCTCCAGAAAGCTAACGGTACAAATTATGAATTCGGGACTGCTCGAAGACAACGACATCCTCGTGAATTCAGCACTCGTCAAGCGTTGGAAGATACCGGCCAACACGCCGCTTCGGCTAAGCTTCGGATCCATGGAGCAAATGGTCCAGGTCGTTCCTCACCCCAAGCTGGACGGACTCCGAATCAGCCGCGGATTAGCCGGTCAATTCGGCATATTCGCAAGGTCTGCCATGCGATTCAGCTATAAGCCGTCCGGCCGGGCACTAAGACTTGGCCCCTTGATTGGTGTGTTGATCAGCCGAGACATTCCGGATTCTCCCGACAGACCGTTCGGGAACATCACGATGTTCTGTAAGGAATTAGCCCTAGCCTGCCACAAACAAGGAGCTCATGTCTACTTCTTCACCCCCAGCAGTATTGAGCAAACTTCAGACAAAGTACAAAGCTGGGTGTATGCGGAAGGCTGGAGACAGGCCGAGCTGCCGATTGCTGATGTATTCTACAATCGGCTGACTTCGCGAAAATTGGAGAATAAACCTAGCGTACAGCATTTCATGTCAGAAGTAAAATCCAAACATGGCAGCCATTTTTTTAACGAGAAGTATCTGGATAAAACCGAGGTATTCTCCGCTTTGAAGGACGACTCCTCACTTGTGCGCTACCTCCCGGAATCCCATGCGGTAAAGGGAACCTCCACCATCAAATCCATGCTTGGGAAGCATCCGGTTGTGTTTCTCAAGCCGGTTAGGGGGAGTCTCGGGAAAGGCATCATTCGAATCACCAAGCAAAACGATGGAACTTATGTTACCCACGCCACCCGCTCCCTAGGCACGCACAAGCAAGCTTTCGAATCCCAGGCCAAACTGCTGACATCGCTCTCCGGGAAAATCAAGACCACACGCTACCAAATTCAACAGGGGCTTCCCCTTCTGGAGGTGGGCAAGCGTCCTGTGGACTTTCGTGCGCTTGTGCAGAAAAACGCCCAGGGAAAATGGGCCATCACCTCTGTAGTCGCCCGAATTGCCGGGTCTCAGCATTTCGTGTCGAACTTGGCTAGAGGAGGCTCCCTATGCTCCGTCAATGACGCGGTTAACCGCAGCACACTTCCAGCCGGAATTAAGAGCAAGGCCGACCTTATGCTCAAAAAGGCAGCCCTGCTGATTGCCCAAGGGGTCGACGAACGTATTCCCGCTCATTTCGGGGAGCTTGGCATCGACCTAGCCATGGATGCGGGCGGCAAGGTATATTTGCTTGAAGTCAATTCCAAGCCGTCTAAAAATGACAATACCCCACTGCGGGAAGGGAGAACCCGCCCATCCGTCCGAAGAATTCTCGACTATGCCAATTACCTTGCGGGGTGCTGA
- a CDS encoding DUF445 family protein, with amino-acid sequence MTNGWYLLFSVAVAAFVGGFTNHLAIKMLFHPRKPIYIGSFRIPFTPGLIPKRREEIAESLGQVVSEYLVTAEGLQELVRRPAFQKKAEERLSQLLLRASQSALTLEAAAEKAFGQAAWAELKGRLEQSVRAAAGRAASRWWRQSEWESKSLKEAIPGWSDDRRRNISASAAEVILQAVEEELLSAQGQRMLTKLAESLMDQTGGFLGAMASFFVDEDKLVKKLTPALVRGLRGEEARAKVTQAIDGRLEMLGEKPVGELLKSLLDTDLEQWIEKKVKEGLPIRRWMTEAGELTLSSMISPWQASLQQRVGQIASRLLEGIARIIPSAVQSIELPKLVQEQVQKFPIERLEQVILSVSGREFRAITWLGVLLGAIIGLIQALMLMLVN; translated from the coding sequence TTGACAAATGGTTGGTATTTGCTGTTTAGCGTGGCTGTAGCGGCATTCGTTGGCGGTTTCACGAATCATTTGGCAATTAAAATGCTCTTTCATCCGCGTAAGCCCATTTATATAGGTAGCTTCCGAATTCCTTTTACGCCGGGGCTTATCCCCAAACGCAGGGAAGAGATTGCCGAGTCGCTCGGGCAGGTCGTCTCCGAGTATTTGGTAACGGCTGAAGGGTTGCAGGAGCTGGTAAGGAGACCCGCTTTTCAGAAGAAGGCGGAGGAGAGGCTGAGCCAGCTGCTCCTGCGGGCTTCCCAAAGCGCTCTTACCCTTGAAGCAGCTGCTGAGAAGGCATTCGGACAGGCTGCTTGGGCAGAGCTAAAGGGCAGGCTGGAGCAGTCCGTACGGGCAGCCGCAGGGCGGGCTGCTTCCCGGTGGTGGAGACAGAGCGAGTGGGAGAGCAAATCGCTCAAAGAGGCGATTCCAGGCTGGTCCGATGACAGGAGAAGAAATATTAGCGCCTCCGCTGCCGAAGTCATTCTGCAAGCGGTGGAAGAGGAGCTCTTGTCCGCACAGGGACAGCGGATGTTGACCAAGCTTGCCGAAAGCCTGATGGATCAGACGGGCGGATTTCTTGGCGCCATGGCCTCATTTTTTGTCGACGAGGACAAATTGGTTAAGAAGCTTACGCCTGCCCTGGTTAGAGGTCTGAGGGGGGAGGAAGCCCGCGCGAAGGTAACTCAGGCGATTGATGGTCGGCTGGAGATGCTTGGTGAGAAGCCGGTCGGTGAGCTGCTGAAGTCCTTGTTGGATACCGATCTAGAGCAGTGGATTGAGAAGAAAGTGAAGGAGGGCTTGCCCATCCGTCGCTGGATGACCGAAGCTGGTGAGCTTACGCTGTCTTCGATGATTTCGCCTTGGCAGGCTTCTCTCCAGCAGCGTGTGGGGCAGATTGCTTCCAGATTGCTGGAGGGGATTGCACGAATAATTCCCTCAGCAGTACAAAGCATTGAGCTGCCGAAGCTGGTTCAGGAGCAGGTGCAGAAGTTCCCGATCGAACGTCTTGAACAGGTGATCCTTAGCGTGTCCGGACGTGAATTCAGGGCGATTACGTGGCTTGGTGTTCTGCTCGGGGCAATAATTGGATTAATACAGGCTCTGATGCTGATGTTAGTGAATTGA
- a CDS encoding YlbF family regulator, with protein MNIYDKANELAKALKESQEVEDITSAMKLVDADPDSKRMLDDFRIRQNTVQQRMMSGDMPAPEEMEQMEKLFETLSQNLNIRRLFEAERRLSVIIQDVNKIISDSLQHLYGPTE; from the coding sequence ATGAACATTTATGATAAAGCAAACGAATTAGCCAAGGCACTGAAGGAGAGCCAAGAAGTAGAGGACATTACCTCTGCCATGAAATTGGTTGATGCTGATCCGGACAGCAAGCGAATGCTGGATGACTTCCGCATCCGTCAGAATACGGTGCAGCAGCGTATGATGTCAGGCGATATGCCTGCGCCTGAGGAGATGGAGCAGATGGAGAAGCTGTTTGAGACGCTGAGTCAGAACCTGAACATCCGCCGTCTTTTTGAGGCAGAACGCCGCCTAAGCGTAATTATCCAGGACGTGAACAAAATTATATCCGACAGCCTGCAGCATCTTTACGGCCCTACCGAATAA